A region from the Salicibibacter cibarius genome encodes:
- a CDS encoding rhodanese-like domain-containing protein, with product MDFYEILSIILWGGLIVFAATMLIRRLRTPSYLTPLTQDEFIQGYRKAQLIDVREQKDYDGGHIWGARNIPLSQLKQRLQEVRKDQQVYLYDNSGAKSRQAARILKKKTGNDNLHYLKNGFKKWTGKIKKKKK from the coding sequence ATGGATTTTTATGAGATCTTATCAATCATTCTTTGGGGCGGACTCATTGTTTTCGCCGCTACCATGCTTATACGCCGCTTACGAACGCCTTCTTACCTCACACCGCTTACCCAGGATGAATTTATCCAAGGGTACAGAAAAGCGCAATTGATCGATGTGCGTGAGCAGAAGGACTATGATGGCGGCCACATTTGGGGAGCACGGAACATCCCCCTGTCACAACTTAAACAACGCCTGCAGGAAGTTCGCAAAGACCAACAAGTCTATCTTTATGACAATTCAGGCGCGAAAAGCCGCCAGGCCGCGCGCATTCTCAAGAAAAAAACCGGCAACGATAACCTTCATTATTTAAAAAACGGCTTTAAAAAATGGACAGGCAAAATAAAGAAAAAGAAAAAATAG